The genomic segment GCGCTCGCcccgagagcgagagagagcgggatGGTGAGCCAGGAGCAATCATCAATCTTTCCCCGAGCAGCACACATTTataggcacacagacacgcgttcacgcgtgtctgtgtgcatgattGCCTCAGGCTGTGTGTCATTACACTCACGTAAACATTTTCTTCACGCACAAAAGACTGTACCAACACAAGCCTAAAAAAAGCCTCTTCCCCGTACGTTGTATCTGCACGCTACCAGGCGAGCAGAGCCCCAACGTGTCGCTGATGCAGCGGATGTCCGACATGCTGTCCCGCTGGTTCGAGGAGGCCAGCGAGGCTCAGGGAAACAGGGGCGGCCGGccccagaccagacccagaGGTAACCCCCAACCTCCCCTGGAAAATGTCAAGATCTTTGTGTAAAAATCTTGGAAAAACTCAGTTCAAAAACTGTCTCACCCCGTTTACAAGTAGAAGTAGTTTACGAGAAATTGTGGTTTGGACAACGGTTGTCTACATCTTTATACGGATGGTTTTCCGCCTGTTCGTCATAAAGCTATGCATGGTATATATGGCTATAATGAGAATATAATGACGTTCATTTACGGGCTGGATATGGATATGGTCTGGTGGCGAGGTTGTTACCGTGTTCGATCTGTTTGTCTTTATCCGTCGTTTTTCCGCCCAgttcagataaaaaaaaaacatttgattgcTCTGTTGATTGCCACGCCTTCGTCATGTGCCAACTTTGTTTACAATCTGGGAGCCTGCCTCGTCCTCCGTTTGTCATGACCTGAAGCTCTGTCCGCCGAGCCCTGGTTGGTCCTATCAACTTAACATTCTGGAAGGAGCTTACGACTGAGATCCCGGCCAGACTGATCTGCAGAGAGAAACGGAATGTGAACTCAAGGGATCGTGACGGTCACCCAAAGCTAGATATAACTTTGGGGGACCTTTGCATAGAAATACCcaaagagaaaaaaatgaatatattttttttgttatttatcacCAGGGACAGCCATTCGTCCAGAGATAGGCTCCAGTAGCCAGATGGACTCCAGCGCCCCACCGGCCGCCACGGAGACCCCCGCTCAGGCCCCAAGCACTTCAGAGACCCCCACTCAGGCCCCAAGCACTTCAGAGACCCCGACTCAGGGTCCCAGCACTTCAGAGACCACAACTGAGGGTCCTGCCACTTCAGAGACCCCCACCGTATCTCCCAGCACTTCAGAGACCCCCACTCAGGGTCCCAGCACTTCAGAGAGGCCCACGGCGGTGGCGGCCAGCCCCGCACTGcctgctgccccccctccccccccgtccacctccacctccacctcgggGACGTCGCCGGAGGTCACCgcgcagcccgcctccagcgCGTCGACGTCGCTGGAGCCCTCCTCTTCGTCCCTCGCCTCCTCCCCGGACGCGGAGCCGAGCGGTCACGCCGAGCCCGCCGGTGACCCCGcctccgcccccacccccacacacacatctggcccGGCTGCACCCTCAGGTaaggctctcacacacacacacacacacacacacacacacacacacacacacacacacacacacacacacacacacacacacagtcacacacacacagtcacacacacacagtcacacacacacacacacacacacacacacacacacacacacacacacagtcacacacacacagtcacacacacacagtcacacacacacagtcacacacacacacacacacacacacacacacacacacacacacacacacacacacacacacacacacacacagtcacacacacacagtcacacacacactccccctttTCAGTGTTTTACCTCCTCTGTTTGCCTCCTCGCCTCCCCGTTCTGTCGTGCCCCCGGTAGAGTTCGGTCCTCACCGGCTCCCCATCAGCCTAGTGTGCCGgcggctgcagcggctgctCCAGCTGGCCGAGCCCCCGGGTCAGGGCGGCGAGCGGGTGGGCCTCGGCCACCCCCCCGCTGACCCGCCCCCCCGAGAGAGACAGGCCCCCAGAGCCCCTCCCACAGCCGCTGCCGAGGGCCACGAGTCCCTCCGCCCAGGTTTACCCTCCCCCTGCACCTGCTGTCTGCACGGCCTCTACCATCATGAAACACCCCTACCCCAGCCAAatgatctcccccccccccacccccaccccctgagCAGAGTGGGCCCTCTCTCTGCCCAACATGTGACGTCAGGCCCCAGGAAGAGCTGATCACTGTCCTCGACTGTGCAGCAGTCCTGTGATGAAAACTCCTCCCCTCATCCTGCACCTTAATCAGCTCCTCCAATCAGATCCCATCTCCGCACCCCATAAAGTCTCCCGTCATTCCACCTGCTGCTTGAGTgtctgcccctcctccccctctccccctctccccctcccgtcCATCCCTCCCCAGTGTGGAGTGCCTCTGTGCGCTGGGCCTCACCACTTGTGTGGTTTACTGATCCACGCTTGATCACACGGTGATCCAGATGCCCAGCAGGCTGACCTTGTGAGACGCTGAGTTAGCATTAGCAGCTGAAGATGTGTGGCTGCGTCGGGACACGTGTGTACGTAACATGCTGGAACACAACGGAATGCCTGCAACCTAATCAAATACCTGCTTCAGCCATTCATTACCGGTCCACCCTGACCTGTAATGGATGTAATGGACAACATGATCACTGATCATGTTCAATTTGTATGCCTACTAAAGTGCATTCTACGATCTATTTCAAAATCATGTCTCTCCCCTGTATTATTTCCTGGCATCACATTCCAACTGCTAATcgtttttatgatttaaaaaaaaaaacaattagccTCGTGCCATCATACCCAGTAACGACTGACGCTGATACTGGGCACTGGGGAACCCTGATCTTTGCGTTCCACACGATTCAACCCAGCTGTGTGAGCTTGTAAGCCAAGTTCACCACAATAACGCCTGGGATTTAGTGGTTCACTTTAAAGTGTGACACCTCTTTTGCCCCGGGATCCATCCTAGTGGCAGTGGTGTTTGACCGGCATTCGCTTATGTTGGGCCGAACTCTTCCTATGTCCAGCGTGGCGTGCTATTCCTGCCTGGCCCGTGATTTGTTTAACATGAAGGGGTGGTGTGATGGTTAACCTGCCAGCCTGCGTGTGTGATGCGTACGGTAAGGAGTATGGTGATGAGGAACTCTTGTGCCCCGTGTTGACTCACAACCGTTTGTCTTCCAGATTCCCCCTCGTCTGTGGTAAACAAACAGCTTGGCTCCATGACTCTGAATGAGCCGCAGGGTGCGtctcagacacgcacgcacaaacatccacgcacgcacacgcacgcacacaagcaacaaacaaactcacacaaaccaAGAAGGTTGTAtgagattttttatttaaaagaaGCCTTTTTTTGGAGCCATTAcgattttccaaagacaatcaCGTAGCGCACTAGAGGCAGCTAACCTGTTAGACTTATCACAATAAGGGCCAATCCCAttcctaccccttaccccttccccttacccctcccccttgttttgaaggggtaagggggagggggagggggagggggaaggggtaaggggaagaaaTGGGATTAGGCCTAAAACTCTTTTGTGCTGAAATATCAATAAGTAATCATAAACGCGGTACACACAGGACCCTGGAGGATCAGACACATAATGGGGTTCAGAAGAAACACCATTTCTTTTGGGTTGACCCCCATCAACATCTGTGTCTCATTCGAATGAAACACCTCCCTTTACCCGTCTTCAATCGAGACCAACCTTGAAAATGAAACCGTGTCCTTGTCTGTCCGTCTTGTCTGTGGCTCCGTCCCAGGGCGACCAGAGGCCGGGCGGTCGGCTCCCAGGGAGGCCGAGAGCGTACCAGCCAGCGTGTCGGCGGCACCAgggacctccacctcttcctcctccgcccccgGTTCCACCACGGGCCGGGCTGGCGCTACAGAGCCCGTCCTCAGCCTGCACTACAGCTCTGAGggaaccaccaccagcaccatcaaacTGGACTTCACCGACGAGTGGTacggcccccccccacccaccgtcTTTACATTTATGCAGAAATGCGTGCATGTTATTTGATTGTATGTAAATTGTTCCGCTATTTCATGTTTATTATTGTCCATAATGTATTTTGAAAACTTTATATGCAGTATTCATTCAAATTATTGTTAAATTGTCTTGTAATATTTCATAACTTAATACATATCGCTAAATATAATCGAATCCCGTCGTCCCTCTCTTTTTGCAATTCGTGCTCTTTGTCGTCGCGATGCCCGTGCGTAGCTCCTAGTTTGAAGTTGTCTGCTTCCTGGGCCTCCTAGGAGCAGCAGAGCCGCCAGCTCCAGGGGCAGCGGCGGGCCCAAAGTCTCTGCACCGGCTGCCGTCGACAGCCGAGCCAGCCTGTCTGCGGAGGGCCGAGGGGCCCGGTCTGCGGAGGGCCGAGGGGCCCGGTCTGTGGAGGGCCCTGCAGCAGAGCCAGGTTAGGAGCATTCCCCGCGAACGACATCCTGTTTTCCCTTCATGGACCGTAGTAAGATATCGTCTGTCGTCATCCCATGTTGTACCAATAGGTGGTGCTCAAGACTATGCTGTGAACCctaacattacatttacattacaggCAGTGTAGTGGGCTGCGGTGCCTATGCATGTATCTACAGTGATGCCCATGGTTTTTCTTTCACAAGCCCTCCTTATTAAAGACACCAAGGTGTGGAATCCCCGGCAGGTCACCATCTCCTCAGTCATTCAACGTTAGAGCGACCCAAAGAGCAACAGCGTGTGATCccaccctctgcccccccccccccccccccccccccccgcagctcCTGCGTCGGCCCGGCCCGCCCCCGAGTCGTCACGGGCCGACCCCCCGTCCGAGGCCTCTccccagggggcggggggcgctCCGCCGGCCCTCGAGCGGAACCCGCCGGACGGCATGGAGGACACGTCCGGGGGCTGCCGGAGAGAGGAGCCCCCGGGAGAGGGGGTCCCCGAGGGGACGCCGCAGGGcgcgggggggcaggggggtccGCCCGCCCGGGGGAACCCCGACTCGGACGACAGCGACGACGACCCCATCCTCATCCCCTCCACGAGGTTCAGAGGGGGGCAGGGCCAGCGGTGCGTCTGGTTCACACTCGGCCTCGCCGCAGCCACTGGACTATGTATACAGTGTCCACAGCCACTCAGTGTGTTATGATGCTCCTTGTTATGGGTTCAACATGGCGGGGTGTTGTTCATTGCCGTTGTCGTCCTCcctgattattgattatttcaCCGTGCGTTTAGATTTAATACGAGAGGATCTGCGGTAGGCGATAGGATGATCAGGTAAAGACTGTGCACGGGCAATTAAAGCGGTCTAACCTGCAAGATGTGTGTGCTCCGCGCGGGATAACGCTCATAGTGTTAAGAGGATGGTTTGGTTGTGGACTTTTGTGCTTGCAAGGCAAGTGACTAATCAACAACACGGCTAGCCTTTTTAGTGTGTGCTGTGCATGTGTCCCACCATCACCTGCCACGCGTGTGGGCTGTTACCTGCTAGATCGAGGCTGGAACCAAGCACTAGGGACGGGACGAAATATCGGGTTCAAATACACGCAAGCACCAAAGCTTGACGATGAAGATGTGGTCAGCAAAGCGAAGCATAACCACAAATCATGGATACTTTTAAGTAAACCCTGTTGGGTGAGCTCCGTGTATCGTCCCAGCCCTATTTAGGACTGATGAGAACACTGCATGGTATCGTTAAGGAAATGATAATAGAGaattaaatgtatgttttttccgagtgtgtgtgtgtgtgtgtgtgtgtgtgtgtgtgtgtgtgtgtgtgtgtgtgtgtgtgtgtgtgtgtgtgtgtgtgtgtgtgtgtgtgtgtgtgtgtgtgtgtgtgtgtgtgtgtgtgtgtgtgagtgtgtgagagagagatgttgtgtGATTTGTAACAAGTGGAATCACAAGCAACAGGTATGTTTTGAATTGCTAaataattatcattatcattggATGTCGATGTGCCAGGCAGCGTCCTCGTGCTCTACTCCCGAGCATCTGTAGGTTGACAGAGTCTGCTCCTGGGTCTCTTCATCCCAGCCCCAGAAGAACGATACATCAGTGTGGCATTAAGCTTGGGAGTGCTGTAGTATATTCTAAAATGTATATACCGTAGGGTTTTAGGCTTTCTGTCTTTTCCTCACTGTTGGTGGAAGGGCCAAGAGAAGCAGCTACCCAACTCTCAACTTCCAACACCTTCTTTTAGCGACACCTATAAGATGTCTTCTCTGTCCTATCTGGGACCTAACGTGACACCGTGCTGTGTTTTTTAGAAGGAACAATTTGCATGTTTAGTGGTAGTTCAGGTAGTCGAGTCAGACAATACCAGCATGCATTTCTCTGGGATCAAAACAATTCTGTCTGACCGGAAACCAGTTTTTTGTTTTGACTGTTAACAAATGTTTAAATTTTAATGTAACATTTGTGATGGGCAAACACCAAACCACATAGTCATCAGGGCCCATTGGTCTGCCCGGAAGATACCTTACAGAAGACGTATCAATTGTGATGTGTTTGAATCACTTTGCTTTCAATCAGCTGTTCTCACATAGCGTGACAGCATAGTGATCCAACATAATACATATGGATaggaaaaggtgtgtgtgtgtgtgtgtgtgtgttgtttcacgTGTCAGCATGCCTTCTCGCCGTTGCGGTTCACAGGCGCTCCGCAGCGGCCCGCATCCAGGAGCTGTTCCGCCGGAGGAAGGAacggagggagatggaggagagcgagacCCAGAACATCCGGAGGCCTTCGGTCAAAATGGTCTACAAGGGCCACCGTAACTCTCGGACAATGGTACCCGACCGCTGTCGCTATGCGCCTCCGAGTTAACCTGCGATTTATCAACGGCGGATACCAAGTACCGCTGTGTTGAACCGAACCGTCGCTCATGCAACGCcgttgtggttgtttgtcctGTTTCTCGTCTTCCAGATCAAAGAGTCGTGTTTCTGGGGCGACAACTTTGTGATGAGCGGCTCGGACTGCGGCCACATCTTCGTGTGGGACCGCCACTCGGGAGAGCACCTCATGCTGCTGGAGGCCGACAACCACGTAGTCAACTGTCTGCAGCCCCACCCCTACGACCCCAGTAAGTTCCCCCGACGCCCTCCCCCGGCCCGGGGGTCTTTCAGCGTGGCTGCGACGCTGCAGGGATACTGGAAATgatggttttatttttttttgttttcagtcATGGCCTCTTCTGGGATCGACTATGATATCAAAATCTGGTCGCCGCTGGAGCAGTCGCCTTCCTTCAACAGAGTCCTCGCTGATGAGGTATGATGAATGATGATTAAATAGGGGGCTTTTACCATTGTCTGCTGCCGTCCTTATGCAGGATGCCTTACCTGCTCACTGTAAGTCGCTTAAGGTGGATAAGGTGACTAATACAATGACGAAATAGTAAATATAACTTCAGCTATGAAAACTGTTCTCTGTGAAAATTGGCTTACAGCTATTTACTGTTATCGTCTATTCTCATTGTACATCTAATAGAAATGTTGTTCCCTACCGTGTCTATCCGTCTCCAGGTGATCACTAGGAATGAGCTAATGCTAGAGGAGACCAGGAACACCATCACAGTCCCCGCGTCCTTCATGCTCCGGATGCTGGCCTCACTCAATCACATTagatcaggtacacacacacacacacacacacacacacacacacacacacacacacacacacacacacacacacacacacacacacacacagagcacataaacacacttccATACAATACAAACACCGATGTACAAAAACTTTCATTGACATTTGTACATCGTGACATGGGAGTGGTTTCGCTACTTCATAGAATGGGATATAATTAGGGTTTTGATTAGGGTTTCTCAGCATTTTCTCCattattttttgtctttgcCTCTATTTACGTTTTCTGTTTTCCCGTCCATTTTGTAGATCGGCTGGAGGGAGATCGCTCAGAAGGTTCTGGGCAGGAGAACGAGGACTAGCGTTAGCTACTTGacgttttaatttaattaaaaaaataaaacacaaaaaacatatttttttgttttttgctcgTAAGCACTTGTAAACCCAAGATTTGTACATGTCTACTGTAGAATACTTCCTGATGAGAATTTCTATGCCCCTCTCATCGCTTTTTTAAGAAGAATTTCTTACTAATGTTTCTGAatgagggtaaaaaaaaaagtttaaagatCTGGGAAATAATAGGAGTGGATGCAAGGGGAGGGAATGTCCTCTAAAAGAGTGAAAGATAAGTTTGTGAGGATGGAAAGTGCAATATTATTTAGTCAGGAGAATGGGAGCTTAATCAGTGTTATGTgtggtgttttcttttttgtagCAAAAGGCAAAGAACTTCAACCTTTATGTACTGCACTGGCGGTTCCGCATGTCAACACGAATCGCGCTTCAATTTAAACTATACCCTTTTTGagtttgtgttctttttttttgttattgaaaCAAAGCTGTATTTTCTCGTCCCCAAAAGGGTTAAGTCAACGAAACAATCCGTTGCCAATTTCTTTTGTGTTGCAAAAAGTTTCTGGAGTAGATGTTTTTTTCAGATATGTTTCTGTTAAGGCCTGGCACACTGCCTGGGCACCTCGTCTCACCAGTGAATGAACAAATAAATTCATTCCGAAACAAATCACACTTTTCGTTCTTCATTGAGGTGCATGTGCCACCTTCTACGTGGGAGTGAAAAGGACTTAAGTGACGAATCAATTCAAAATTGTCGCTGATTATGGGCTGCCAAGGCGGATTTTCGTCCAAGTCGTGTTTGGAAGATGTGTGCAAGTCTAGTTTACTTGGAGTTCACTTCAACTAAGAAAAATGTTTTGGTGAATGGCTATGGATTTCTCACTACCATAAATGGACATTGAGGGACAGTTGGTCGTCGTTTTGGTAGCTGCTGTTGGTCAAACAAACCATTTTATTGCCCCGACTACATTATCTCACACCCTTCAACTTAAGTgggaaaacaaaaacactgtCAGAGCCTAATAGGAATTTTGTTCAGTATACTTCGTCAAAAAAAACAGTATCACTATTAAAAAGCATGAATATTTTTATTAGTGGACATGAAAAGTACACTTTTGTAGTGCATTGGTTCTTCCTACAAAAGTAGTACCATATTATTATTCAGACATTGAAACTGACCATATgatattcattattttattaaagaGGTTTCAGTCTTAAGTAAATCATGTTGACTACAGTAACTTACTGGGGTCTCTGGCAGCACAGTGGCTCGCACTGTAACAGCCTCAGAGAGTCATACACAGGGTTCGTATTGTGGCATTCACTTCAGTCTTAACGTCTGGTTACCCCCTACTTCACTCTAATGACGTGCAAATGAAGACGATATAACTTCCTAAACAGCCTATGGGTTATAATCGCTGTCTGTGTACAAACAGGAGTATCCTTCAATTCAGGAAGTACATAttgtgtttacttgaaattaaCTACAAGATACTTTTTTGGACTACTAGATATATTGGTCTTGGTTTAATGTTTTTGTACTGCTGTAAGAACATACaacctttatatatatttttttaaacaggTTTGTGCGTAAACCCACTTGCAACAACCCTTGTCATTGACTTCAACAGCACTTAAACATCAAGTTCTCCAGTCAGGACCACAGACTAACATTGACCTATGGCCAGGATGGATTTAAGTCCAGTACACACTGGAAATTGAAGTGCAACTCTGGTGTACGCCGTCATTCCTGGCACACGATCACGGGAGAATGCAAGGGAGCACCAGTAGAAAATGAGGTACAAAACACAATA from the Gadus macrocephalus chromosome 20, ASM3116895v1 genome contains:
- the dcaf6 gene encoding DDB1- and CUL4-associated factor 6 isoform X2, whose protein sequence is MSYSGNLVWDVNKRSIGYNDPNNIRTNYLGRREFVQRLKLEATLNVHDGCVNTISWNETGEYILSGSDDTFLVITNPYNRKVKKSIRSGHRANIFSAKFMPHTNDQEIISCSGDGIIYYTHTEKSLELNRQCQFSCHYGTAYEIMTVPNDPYTFLSCGEDGTVRWFDLRTKTSCTKEDCKDDILINCRRAATSISISPLVPYYLAVGCSDSSVRIYDRRMLGTRATGNYMGRGTTGMCVRFVPAHLSNKSCRVTSLCYSGDSKEVLVSYSSDYIYLFDPADDQARQLKGPSDERREELRQPPVKRLRLRGDWSDTGPRARPESERERDGEQSPNVSLMQRMSDMLSRWFEEASEAQGNRGGRPQTRPRGTAIRPEIGSSSQMDSSAPPAATETPAQAPSTSETPTQAPSTSETPTQGPSTSETTTEGPATSETPTVSPSTSETPTQGPSTSERPTAVAASPALPAAPPPPPSTSTSTSGTSPEVTAQPASSASTSLEPSSSSLASSPDAEPSGHAEPAGDPASAPTPTHTSGPAAPSEFGPHRLPISLVCRRLQRLLQLAEPPGQGGERVGLGHPPADPPPRERQAPRAPPTAAAEGHESLRPDSPSSVVNKQLGSMTLNEPQGRPEAGRSAPREAESVPASVSAAPGTSTSSSSAPGSTTGRAGATEPVLSLHYSSEGTTTSTIKLDFTDEWSSRAASSRGSGGPKVSAPAAVDSRASLSAEGRGARSAEGRGARSVEGPAAEPAPASARPAPESSRADPPSEASPQGAGGAPPALERNPPDGMEDTSGGCRREEPPGEGVPEGTPQGAGGQGGPPARGNPDSDDSDDDPILIPSTRFRGGQGQRRSAAARIQELFRRRKERREMEESETQNIRRPSVKMVYKGHRNSRTMIKESCFWGDNFVMSGSDCGHIFVWDRHSGEHLMLLEADNHVVNCLQPHPYDPIMASSGIDYDIKIWSPLEQSPSFNRVLADEVITRNELMLEETRNTITVPASFMLRMLASLNHIRSDRLEGDRSEGSGQENED
- the dcaf6 gene encoding DDB1- and CUL4-associated factor 6 isoform X1, which encodes MSYSGNLVWDVNKRSIGYNDPNNIRTNYLGRREFVQRLKLEATLNVHDGCVNTISWNETGEYILSGSDDTFLVITNPYNRKVKKSIRSGHRANIFSAKFMPHTNDQEIISCSGDGIIYYTHTEKSLELNRQCQFSCHYGTAYEIMTVPNDPYTFLSCGEDGTVRWFDLRTKTSCTKEDCKDDILINCRRAATSISISPLVPYYLAVGCSDSSVRIYDRRMLGTRATGNYMGRGTTGMCVRFVPAHLSNKSCRVTSLCYSGDSKEVLVSYSSDYIYLFDPADDQARQLKGPSDERREELRQPPVKRLRLRGDWSDTGPRARPESERERDGEQSPNVSLMQRMSDMLSRWFEEASEAQGNRGGRPQTRPRGTAIRPEIGSSSQMDSSAPPAATETPAQAPSTSETPTQAPSTSETPTQGPSTSETTTEGPATSETPTVSPSTSETPTQGPSTSERPTAVAASPALPAAPPPPPSTSTSTSGTSPEVTAQPASSASTSLEPSSSSLASSPDAEPSGHAEPAGDPASAPTPTHTSGPAAPSEFGPHRLPISLVCRRLQRLLQLAEPPGQGGERVGLGHPPADPPPRERQAPRAPPTAAAEGHESLRPDSPSSVVNKQLGSMTLNEPQGRPEAGRSAPREAESVPASVSAAPGTSTSSSSAPGSTTGRAGATEPVLSLHYSSEGTTTSTIKLDFTDEWSSRAASSRGSGGPKVSAPAAVDSRASLSAEGRGARSAEGRGARSVEGPAAEPAPASARPAPESSRADPPSEASPQGAGGAPPALERNPPDGMEDTSGGCRREEPPGEGVPEGTPQGAGGQGGPPARGNPDSDDSDDDPILIPSTRFRGGQGQRFNTRGSAVGDRMIRRSAAARIQELFRRRKERREMEESETQNIRRPSVKMVYKGHRNSRTMIKESCFWGDNFVMSGSDCGHIFVWDRHSGEHLMLLEADNHVVNCLQPHPYDPIMASSGIDYDIKIWSPLEQSPSFNRVLADEVITRNELMLEETRNTITVPASFMLRMLASLNHIRSDRLEGDRSEGSGQENED
- the dcaf6 gene encoding DDB1- and CUL4-associated factor 6 isoform X3, whose translation is MSYSGNLVWDVNKRSIGYNDPNNIRTNYLGRREFVQRLKLEATLNVHDGCVNTISWNETGEYILSGSDDTFLVITNPYNRKVKKSIRSGHRANIFSAKFMPHTNDQEIISCSGDGIIYYTHTEKSLELNRQCQFSCHYGTAYEIMTVPNDPYTFLSCGEDGTVRWFDLRTKTSCTKEDCKDDILINCRRAATSISISPLVPYYLAVGCSDSSVRIYDRRMLGTRATGNYMGRGTTGMCVRFVPAHLSNKSCRVTSLCYSGDSKEVLVSYSSDYIYLFDPADDQARQLKGPSDERREELRQPPVKRLRLRGDWSDTGPRARPESERERDGEQSPNVSLMQRMSDMLSRWFEEASEAQGNRGGRPQTRPRGTAIRPEIGSSSQMDSSAPPAATETPAQAPSTSETPTQAPSTSETPTQGPSTSETTTEGPATSETPTVSPSTSETPTQGPSTSERPTAVAASPALPAAPPPPPSTSTSTSGTSPEVTAQPASSASTSLEPSSSSLASSPDAEPSGHAEPAGDPASAPTPTHTSGPAAPSDSPSSVVNKQLGSMTLNEPQGRPEAGRSAPREAESVPASVSAAPGTSTSSSSAPGSTTGRAGATEPVLSLHYSSEGTTTSTIKLDFTDEWSSRAASSRGSGGPKVSAPAAVDSRASLSAEGRGARSAEGRGARSVEGPAAEPAPASARPAPESSRADPPSEASPQGAGGAPPALERNPPDGMEDTSGGCRREEPPGEGVPEGTPQGAGGQGGPPARGNPDSDDSDDDPILIPSTRFRGGQGQRFNTRGSAVGDRMIRRSAAARIQELFRRRKERREMEESETQNIRRPSVKMVYKGHRNSRTMIKESCFWGDNFVMSGSDCGHIFVWDRHSGEHLMLLEADNHVVNCLQPHPYDPIMASSGIDYDIKIWSPLEQSPSFNRVLADEVITRNELMLEETRNTITVPASFMLRMLASLNHIRSDRLEGDRSEGSGQENED
- the dcaf6 gene encoding DDB1- and CUL4-associated factor 6 isoform X5 → MPHTNDQEIISCSGDGIIYYTHTEKSLELNRQCQFSCHYGTAYEIMTVPNDPYTFLSCGEDGTVRWFDLRTKTSCTKEDCKDDILINCRRAATSISISPLVPYYLAVGCSDSSVRIYDRRMLGTRATGNYMGRGTTGMCVRFVPAHLSNKSCRVTSLCYSGDSKEVLVSYSSDYIYLFDPADDQARQLKGPSDERREELRQPPVKRLRLRGDWSDTGPRARPESERERDGEQSPNVSLMQRMSDMLSRWFEEASEAQGNRGGRPQTRPRGTAIRPEIGSSSQMDSSAPPAATETPAQAPSTSETPTQAPSTSETPTQGPSTSETTTEGPATSETPTVSPSTSETPTQGPSTSERPTAVAASPALPAAPPPPPSTSTSTSGTSPEVTAQPASSASTSLEPSSSSLASSPDAEPSGHAEPAGDPASAPTPTHTSGPAAPSEFGPHRLPISLVCRRLQRLLQLAEPPGQGGERVGLGHPPADPPPRERQAPRAPPTAAAEGHESLRPDSPSSVVNKQLGSMTLNEPQGRPEAGRSAPREAESVPASVSAAPGTSTSSSSAPGSTTGRAGATEPVLSLHYSSEGTTTSTIKLDFTDEWSSRAASSRGSGGPKVSAPAAVDSRASLSAEGRGARSAEGRGARSVEGPAAEPAPASARPAPESSRADPPSEASPQGAGGAPPALERNPPDGMEDTSGGCRREEPPGEGVPEGTPQGAGGQGGPPARGNPDSDDSDDDPILIPSTRFRGGQGQRFNTRGSAVGDRMIRRSAAARIQELFRRRKERREMEESETQNIRRPSVKMVYKGHRNSRTMIKESCFWGDNFVMSGSDCGHIFVWDRHSGEHLMLLEADNHVVNCLQPHPYDPIMASSGIDYDIKIWSPLEQSPSFNRVLADEVITRNELMLEETRNTITVPASFMLRMLASLNHIRSDRLEGDRSEGSGQENED
- the dcaf6 gene encoding DDB1- and CUL4-associated factor 6 isoform X4, encoding MSYSGNLVWDVNKRSIGYNDPNNIRTNYLGRREFVQRLKLEATLNVHDGCVNTISWNETGEYILSGSDDTFLVITNPYNRKVKKSIRSGHRANIFSAKFMPHTNDQEIISCSGDGIIYYTHTEKSLELNRQCQFSCHYGTAYEIMTVPNDPYTFLSCGEDGTVRWFDLRTKTSCTKEDCKDDILINCRRAATSISISPLVPYYLAVGCSDSSVRIYDRRMLGTRATGNYMGRGTTGMCVRFVPAHLSNKSCRVTSLCYSGDSKEVLVSYSSDYIYLFDPADDQARQLKGPSDERREELRQPPVKRLRLRGDWSDTGPRARPESERERDGEQSPNVSLMQRMSDMLSRWFEEASEAQGNRGGRPQTRPRGTAIRPEIGSSSQMDSSAPPAATETPAQAPSTSETPTQAPSTSETPTQGPSTSETTTEGPATSETPTVSPSTSETPTQGPSTSERPTAVAASPALPAAPPPPPSTSTSTSGTSPEVTAQPASSASTSLEPSSSSLASSPDAEPSGHAEPAGDPASAPTPTHTSGPAAPSGRPEAGRSAPREAESVPASVSAAPGTSTSSSSAPGSTTGRAGATEPVLSLHYSSEGTTTSTIKLDFTDEWSSRAASSRGSGGPKVSAPAAVDSRASLSAEGRGARSAEGRGARSVEGPAAEPAPASARPAPESSRADPPSEASPQGAGGAPPALERNPPDGMEDTSGGCRREEPPGEGVPEGTPQGAGGQGGPPARGNPDSDDSDDDPILIPSTRFRGGQGQRFNTRGSAVGDRMIRRSAAARIQELFRRRKERREMEESETQNIRRPSVKMVYKGHRNSRTMIKESCFWGDNFVMSGSDCGHIFVWDRHSGEHLMLLEADNHVVNCLQPHPYDPIMASSGIDYDIKIWSPLEQSPSFNRVLADEVITRNELMLEETRNTITVPASFMLRMLASLNHIRSDRLEGDRSEGSGQENED